CCAGGTGCGCGGGCGTTTCTTCGAGATGGCTCACGGTCGGCAGGAAGTACGGCAGTTCGGAGAACCGCGCCTCCTGCGCCGGCGGCGGAGCCGCGAGCCGCCGGTCGAGCAGGATGCTGCCGTGCGCGGCGACGAGCGTGCGCCCGGCCCGGCCGACCGGCGGGGTGCTCTGCTCCACGGCGCGGAGGACCGCCTCGACGCTCGGCCGGTCCGCGCCCTGCTCCTCGAGCGCGGCCTCGATCTCCTTGAGCCGCAAGCGCAATTGCTTGGCCGCGTCCTCGGTGTCGTGCGATTCGTCGAAGTGCACCGAGACGAACGGTCCGTCGGTCAGCAGTGCGCGCAGTTCGTGGGTGTCCATTTCGGATTCTTCCTCCCAAGGTTCGGGACGGGCCTCACCGGGTGCGGGGCAGTTCGGGCGAGGCGGTGTCCAGCGGAACCGCGCCGGAACGGACGAGTCCCAGCTGGACAGTCTGCCGCCGGCCCACCTTCTCCAGCGCCCAGTCGGTGGCGGTGCGCAGCCGGTTTCCCGGCAGGGACAGCAGGTGGTAGCCGCGGGTCACCGCGCGGGCGGGAAGGCCCGCCAGCGGGATGTGGAGCGGATTGGCCGCGCCCTGACCGGACCCGAGGTCGACCGCGAAGCCGAGGTCGTGGTGCCGGTACTTGCGCGCGCGGCCGACGCCGAGCGACGCGGCGACGTTGTTTCCGGCCAGTTTCCCTTGCCGCTGCGCGTGTTGCGCGGTCATCGGAGTGGTTTCGCCGGGACGCGTCAGGTCCGGGACCGCTGCCGCGTCGCCGCAGGCGAACACGTCGTCGCGGCCCGGCACGTTCAGCTCCGGCGTGACGACCAGCCGGCCCTTCACGGTTTCCAGGCCGAGGTCGGAGACCAGCGGGTCGGGGCGGACGCCTACGCACCACACAAGCGTGTGCGTCGGGACGGCGTCGCCGGTGGTCAGCGTGACGCCTTCGACGTCCGCCTGGTCCACCGAGGTCTTCATCCGGACCTCGACGCCGCGCTCGCGCAGCACCCGGTCGGCGGTGGCGCCGAGCCGGGGGTCCAATTCGGGCAGTACGCGTTCGGCGATGTCCAGCAGCAGCCAGCGAATCTGCTGTCCTTCGAGTTCCGGGTGCCGGCGCGCGAGGGCGGCGGTGAACTCCGGGCCTTGCGCGGCGACCTCCGTGCCGGTGTAGCCGGCGCCGACGACGACGAACGTGCACCGCGCGTCGCGTTCGGCCTGGTCGTCGGTCGCGGCGGCCAGTTCGATCTGCCGGGTGACGTGGTCCCGCAGGTACAACGCCTCGGGCAGGCTGCGGAATCCGTGCGCGCATTCGGCGACGCCGGGGATCGGCAGCAGTTTGTTGACGCTGCCCGCGGCGAGGATCAGCCGGTCGTAGTCCAGCGTCCGCTCGCGGTCTTCGGGGTCGGTGTAGGTCACGGTGCGGGCGTCGAAGTCCACAGATTCCGCCGTGCCCAGCGCCAGCCGCACGCCGCGCAGAGTGTCCGGAATGGACACCGCGACGTGCCGGGGGTCGACGATCCCGCTGGCCACCTCCGGCAGCAACGGCAGGTACAGGAAATAGTCGGTCGGGTTCAGCACGACGATCTCGGCGCGGTCGCCGAGGGTCCGCAGCAGCTTGCCCGCCGCGTGGTAGCCGGCGAATCCGCCGCCGACGATCACGACTCGCATGGGCGGCCTCCTTTCCGCTGGACGGGTACCCGGAGCGCGGCCGGGCAATCGCGCCGGACGCGCCGGTTTCGCCCCGCGGAGTCCCGGGCACCCGGGTCCGGTACCCGCTGGCGAGGAGGAGCGAATGAGCAGCACGATCACCGAAATCGTGGACGTCGACGTGCCGGTTTCGACCGCGTACAACCAGTGGACGCAGTTCGAATCGTTCCCTGAGTTCATGGAGGGCGTCGAGGAGATCCGCCAGCTCGACGCGACGCACACGCACTGGGTCACCCGGTTCGGCGGCGTCGGCAGGGAGTTCGACGCGACCATCACCGAACAGCACCCGGACGAACGGGTCGCGTGGCGCTCGGATTCCGGGCCCGACCACGCCGGGGTGATCACTTTCCACCGGCTGGGCGACACCAAGACGCGGATCACCGCGCAGATGGAGATCGATCCCGAGGGGCTCGCCGAGAACGCGGCGGACAAGCTCGGCATCCTGGACCGGCGCGTGAAGGGGGACATGGTGCGGTTCAAGCAGTTCATCGAACAGCGCGGACGCGAAACGGGTTCGTGGCGCGGCGACGTCGAGCGGCCGAGCTGAGCCGGACCCGGTCGTGGGACGCCGCACAGGCGGGCATGGCCCCGCCGGGCGGCGGGTAACCGGACGGGGAGCGAACCCGTCCAGACCTGCGGAGAGGAGAACAGCATGGCCCGCGTGGCAGTGCTCGTCGACGAAATGACCGAGGACGACGAATTCCTGGTGCCGTGCGAGCGGTTGCGTTCCGCCGGGCACGAGCCGGTGGTGGTCGGCCTGGCGAAGGGCAAGAAGCTCACCGCCTTGCACGGCGCCGAAATCACGACCGACCAGGCGGTGGACGACGTGGCCGCGGCGGACTTCGACGCGGTCGTGGTGCCCGGCGGGTATTCGCCGGACAAGATCCGCACCAGCGAGCCGATGGTCGCGCTGGTCCGGGAAACGGCCGCCGCGGGCAAGCCGGTCGCGGCCGTGTGCCACGGACCTTGGCTGCTGGCCGAGTCCGGGCTGGCGCGCGGCCGGACGGTGACGTCGTGGCCGTCCCTGAAGACAGACCTGCGCAACGCGGGCGCGGAGTGGGTCGATCGCGAGGTCGTGACGGACGACGGCGTGATCACGTCGCGCAATCCGGACGACCTGCCTGCGTTCTGCGACGCGTTGCTGGAGCGGTTGAAGTAGGGAAATCGGCGGGCAGTCACGGATCCGTGACTGCCCGCCGAATTTCGTTCTCAGGACAGCGCGAACTGGATGCCGAAGTGGTTCAGCGTCGCGGGAAGCTTCCCCGGCTGCAGGTCGGCGGCGGTGCCTCGCGGCGCGAAACCTGCTTGCTGAAGAAGCGCGGCGAGCAGCGTGGAAGCGGTGAAGAGCACGACGTCGCGGCCCGGGCACACCCCAGGTCCGGCGCTGAACGGCACCAGTGCGGGATTGGCCTCGGCGCGGCCGTCCAGCCAGATGTCGGGCGTGAAGGAATCCGCGTACGGCAAGGTCTCCGGGTCGCGGTGGAAGAACGGCGTGTAGATCAAGAACGACGTGCCCGCCGGACCCCAGGCGGTGTCCTCGGTGCTTTCGCGGAGCAGCGCGGGCGTGGTCGGCCAGAGCCGGACGGACTCCAGAACACAGGCGCGCAAGTACGGAAGTTGTTGTGGCTTCGAGAGATCCGCTTCGGCGACTTCGCGACGGGCTTCGGTCAGCTGGTCGGGATGCGTGGCCAGCAAGGCGAGGGCGCGAAGGGTCGCGATCGCGGCCGCGTCGAAGGCGAACAGCCAGTGCGGCACCTGACCGCTCGGGTCGACGTCCGGGTCCGCGGGCTGTTTCGTCATCGCCGCGCCGAGGCTGCCCGGGCGGTCCAAGCCGAGCTGACGGTCCAGCAGCGCCTGGAACCGGCGGCGCCGCTCCTCGCGGCGCGGATGCGCGAAGGCCCAGTTCGCGTTGAGCCGCAACTGGTCCAGGAGATCGGTGACGCGCCGGTCCGCGGTCGTGTCGCCGCCCAGAACGATTTTGCGGATGATCGTCCAGAAATGCTCGGTGAACTGGGTCGCGTCGAGAGCGGGGAAGCCGGAAAGCATTTCGTGCGCTTCGGTGCGGATGGTGTCCGCCCAGGAACCGGCGAGTTCGTGCGCGGCGCGGCCGGGTTCGAGGACGGTCTCGTTGAGTTTCCGCCGCCGGGCGCGGTTGGCGCCGCCGGAGATCAGGACGCCGTGCGGCTGGAAATGGCGCAGGGCGGCGTCTTTTTCGGCGCTGTCCGGGCTGAACGGCGAGGGCGTGCCGGCCAGCAGCGCCCCGACGTGGTTCGCCTCGAGCACCAGCCGGAACGATCGGCCGGGGATCGGCAGGTCGAGCGGACCGGGTCCGTAGCGTTCGCGCAAATCGTGCAGCAGGCGGATGGCCGAGCGGTCGACGTGCAGTTTCTGCGCCGCGGCCATCGCGCGGGGACGGCGTTTGATCAATCCGATGCCGACGGTGGGGGCGACCATCCGCGCGACGACGCGCCCGGTGTCGCGGACCGACGCCCGCTGGGGGCGGACGTCGGCCGGGGGCAGTTCGGACAGATCCGGGCTCGCGGTCGCGTGGGTGGTCGCCATATTGTTCGGGTACCCGGGCCGGTCCGAGCGAAACTTCGCCGGACCGGGGGAGCGGGCTGGTCCATTGTGGAGAGCGGAAACCGCCCGGTGCGGAACGGTTCCGGCGGAGAGTGCGGGCGCGGATCGTCCACAGTGCCCGGGCCGGAGCGGGGCGGAGGCTGGTCGGGGGCCCCGCGCTGCGGTACGGTCGGGGCAGGAGCGGTTCAGCCCACGTGCCGTCGCCTGACCCGAAGAGGCCCGTTTCCGGGGTCCCGGGCCGGGCCGCACTGAATCGGCCCGGTCTCGCGCACGGCGAGGAGGGCTCGATGCACGAAACTTTCGCTTACCTGCCGGGAGCACCGGCGAGGACCGTCGTCACCGCCACCGCGGACGAAACCGTCGTCTCGGTGTCCGGGGAACTGGACCGGCGTTCCACCGACCGGCTGCGCGACGTCCTGGCCGGGGAGACCGCGCTCGGCCCGCCGCGGCTGGTCGCCGACGTCTCCGGCCTGACCTTCTGCTCGGTCGGCGGCCTGGAAGTGCTGACCGACGCCGCGCGGGAGGCCGGCCAGGCGGGCGTCGCGTTCGTCGTGGTCGCCGCGGGGCGCGCGGTGCTCCGGCCGCTGCGCGTTCTCGGGCTCGACCGGGAGCTGCGCGTGGTCGGCTGCCTGGCCGACGCCGCCGAAGGGCGCACCGCCGCCAGGCCCCTCGCGGCCGACATCGGTTAACGGCGTTCGCGCGGTCCGGCCGGGCCGCACAGGGCGCCCGCGAGCTGGGACCGAACGCGAGGGGTGGCCGCCGCCCGTCCGGGATCCGAGTACTTTGGCAAGCGCTTGGGGAATGTCCGGGCTGGCGGGAGGAACCTGTGGAAGGCGGAAGCGGCGGGGCGGTCGACTACTCGGCCGTGGTGCGGCTGAGCGGCGATCCGGCCGGATTGCGCGGCGAGGTGGACGAGGCGCTGGCCGCGGAGCCGCGGATGGTGGTCTTCGAGCTGAGCGAGCTGACCTCGTTCTCCAGCGACGACCTGGTCGCGCTGCGCGAGACCGCGAAGCCGAGCGAAGCGGTCTTCGCCTGCCGGGAGGGAGGGGTGGCCCGTCAGGTGCTCGAAGAGGAGGGCGTCCCGTTCTCCGAGTCGGCGTCCGAGGCGCTGGCGTTCGAGGACGAGTCGCCGCGGCCGTCCGGCGAGCGGTTCCGGACGCTCACCGAGATGCTGCTGGCCGCGCGAACGGTCGGCGAGGTCCTGCAGCTGGTCGTGGACGCGACCGCTTCCCTGGTGCCCGCGGCCGAACTGGTCTCCATCACGCTGCGCGCGCCGGACGGCACCTTCCACACCTCCGCCTACACCGATCCGAAGGCCGCCGAACTGGACGTGCTCCAGTACAAGCTGGGCGAGGGCCCGTGCCACGACGCGGCCCTGCCGGACCGTCCGGAATTCCTCGAAGCCGCCGACCTGCGCGGTGATACGCAGTGGCCGCAGTGGTCCCCGGCGGCTGCGGAGGTGGGCTGGCGTTCGGTGCTCGCGACCGCGCTGGTCGACGACGCGACGACGCGGTTCTCCGGCGCGCTCAACCTCTACTCCCGCACGCCCGGCGGCCTGACCGAGGCCGACCGCGACGTCGTGCAGCTCCTGGCCAGCCACGCGACCCTCGCGGTGGCCGAAACGGACGCGGTGACCCGCAGCGAGCTGAACCAGGCCCAGCTGCGGCGCGCGCTGGACAGCCGGGACGTGATCGGCCAGGCGAAGGGCATCATCATGGCGCGCCGGGGCCTCGACGCGGAGGAGGCGTTCGACCTCCTGCGCCGCACCTCGCAGCAGCTGAACGTGAAGCTGGTGCACCTCGCGGGGACGCTCGCGTCCCGCCACGACGAGCTGGACGGGCCGGGCGCGCAGCTGGGGGAGCCGGACCCGGTCTGACCTGGTCAGAGCCCCTCCCCGGCGGCTCGGCCGGGTCGACGGCCCGAGCCGCGGCGGACGCCACGTGCCGCGCGGCGGCCGATGCGGAGTCCGGGCTCGGCTTTCCCGGCGGCAGTGCGACGTGTCCGGCGCTTCTCCGCGGGGTAGCCGGGGACGGAGGATCCGACCGAGGAAGGAGCCCGTCATGGTGCACCCCGTGCCCCCCGGACCGGAGCCCGTCCCGTCGCCGCCGCCCCCGGTGCCGCCGTTCCCGCCGGAGCCCGCCCCGCCGCCGCGTCCGGGGCCGGGCCCGCTGCCGCCGCCGGAGCCGCCCGTCCCGCCCCGGCCGCGCTGACCGCGCCGCCGGGCCCCGATTGCCGGGCGAGGCGACCGGGTACC
The nucleotide sequence above comes from Amycolatopsis sp. AA4. Encoded proteins:
- a CDS encoding STAS domain-containing protein, encoding MHETFAYLPGAPARTVVTATADETVVSVSGELDRRSTDRLRDVLAGETALGPPRLVADVSGLTFCSVGGLEVLTDAAREAGQAGVAFVVVAAGRAVLRPLRVLGLDRELRVVGCLADAAEGRTAARPLAADIG
- a CDS encoding type 1 glutamine amidotransferase domain-containing protein: MARVAVLVDEMTEDDEFLVPCERLRSAGHEPVVVGLAKGKKLTALHGAEITTDQAVDDVAAADFDAVVVPGGYSPDKIRTSEPMVALVRETAAAGKPVAAVCHGPWLLAESGLARGRTVTSWPSLKTDLRNAGAEWVDREVVTDDGVITSRNPDDLPAFCDALLERLK
- a CDS encoding SRPBCC family protein, whose translation is MSSTITEIVDVDVPVSTAYNQWTQFESFPEFMEGVEEIRQLDATHTHWVTRFGGVGREFDATITEQHPDERVAWRSDSGPDHAGVITFHRLGDTKTRITAQMEIDPEGLAENAADKLGILDRRVKGDMVRFKQFIEQRGRETGSWRGDVERPS
- a CDS encoding GAF and ANTAR domain-containing protein, whose translation is MEGGSGGAVDYSAVVRLSGDPAGLRGEVDEALAAEPRMVVFELSELTSFSSDDLVALRETAKPSEAVFACREGGVARQVLEEEGVPFSESASEALAFEDESPRPSGERFRTLTEMLLAARTVGEVLQLVVDATASLVPAAELVSITLRAPDGTFHTSAYTDPKAAELDVLQYKLGEGPCHDAALPDRPEFLEAADLRGDTQWPQWSPAAAEVGWRSVLATALVDDATTRFSGALNLYSRTPGGLTEADRDVVQLLASHATLAVAETDAVTRSELNQAQLRRALDSRDVIGQAKGIIMARRGLDAEEAFDLLRRTSQQLNVKLVHLAGTLASRHDELDGPGAQLGEPDPV
- a CDS encoding NAD(P)/FAD-dependent oxidoreductase: MRVVIVGGGFAGYHAAGKLLRTLGDRAEIVVLNPTDYFLYLPLLPEVASGIVDPRHVAVSIPDTLRGVRLALGTAESVDFDARTVTYTDPEDRERTLDYDRLILAAGSVNKLLPIPGVAECAHGFRSLPEALYLRDHVTRQIELAAATDDQAERDARCTFVVVGAGYTGTEVAAQGPEFTAALARRHPELEGQQIRWLLLDIAERVLPELDPRLGATADRVLRERGVEVRMKTSVDQADVEGVTLTTGDAVPTHTLVWCVGVRPDPLVSDLGLETVKGRLVVTPELNVPGRDDVFACGDAAAVPDLTRPGETTPMTAQHAQRQGKLAGNNVAASLGVGRARKYRHHDLGFAVDLGSGQGAANPLHIPLAGLPARAVTRGYHLLSLPGNRLRTATDWALEKVGRRQTVQLGLVRSGAVPLDTASPELPRTR
- a CDS encoding cytochrome P450; this encodes MATTHATASPDLSELPPADVRPQRASVRDTGRVVARMVAPTVGIGLIKRRPRAMAAAQKLHVDRSAIRLLHDLRERYGPGPLDLPIPGRSFRLVLEANHVGALLAGTPSPFSPDSAEKDAALRHFQPHGVLISGGANRARRRKLNETVLEPGRAAHELAGSWADTIRTEAHEMLSGFPALDATQFTEHFWTIIRKIVLGGDTTADRRVTDLLDQLRLNANWAFAHPRREERRRRFQALLDRQLGLDRPGSLGAAMTKQPADPDVDPSGQVPHWLFAFDAAAIATLRALALLATHPDQLTEARREVAEADLSKPQQLPYLRACVLESVRLWPTTPALLRESTEDTAWGPAGTSFLIYTPFFHRDPETLPYADSFTPDIWLDGRAEANPALVPFSAGPGVCPGRDVVLFTASTLLAALLQQAGFAPRGTAADLQPGKLPATLNHFGIQFALS